The following coding sequences are from one Gossypium hirsutum isolate 1008001.06 chromosome A12, Gossypium_hirsutum_v2.1, whole genome shotgun sequence window:
- the LOC107925312 gene encoding NAD kinase 2, chloroplastic, giving the protein MGNGALFGASYIQKTAQSHDVSQLQWIGPVPGDIPEVEAYCEIEFWRGGQVTEEGLKWLIDRGFKTIVDLRAETVKDNFYQSALDDAILSEKVDFLFCI; this is encoded by the exons ATGGGAAATGGTGCTTTATTTGGAGCTAGTTATATCCAG AAGACTGCCCAGTCTCATGATGTATCACAATTACAATGGATTGGTCCAGTTCCTGGGGATATTCCAGAAGTTGAGGCTTATTGTGAAATAGAATTTTGGAGGGGTGGTCAAGTGACAGAGGAAGGTCTGAAGTGGTTGATTGACAGAGGATTTAAAACCATTGTTGATCTAAGAGCTGAGACTGTAAAGGACAATTTTTATCAATCAGCCTTGGATGATGCTATTTTATCTGAGAaagttgattttttattttgcatatga